The following nucleotide sequence is from Apium graveolens cultivar Ventura chromosome 4, ASM990537v1, whole genome shotgun sequence.
CGATATTTAACACATTGTATTTTTTGTTAGTCTATGCTTCCCAAACTTAATAATTATCGGATTATATTGGGTGTTGGTCCTTTTATTATTATGTAACGTATTTTAAAAATGTGTTACACTCGAAAGTGTTTGTGTTATGAATAAAATTTTATGGATTTACGAGATGTGTTACACTGGTTCTAAGAAAAGCCAATTTTTTCTTGGGCGTAAGAATTGCTTTTTTTTTGGATTGATTTTTTTGTTACTAGTTTTTTTTTTGGATTTGATGCATGAGAAACATGGAGGGATTGATTTGGATAGATTTTGGTTCAGGTGAGAGAGCTGGAAACAAATCCCTTGTTCAATTCAGGGCGGGGATCAGCACTGACTGAGAAAGGAACTGTGGAAATGGAAGCAAGTATTATGGATGGGAAAGGCAGACGTTGCGGTGCAGTTTCAGGCGTTACCACTGTTAAAAATCCCATTTCACTTGCCCGTTTGGTCATGGATAAGTCTCCCCATTCTTATCTCGCCTTCTCCGGTGCTGAAGCATTTGCCAAGAAGCATGTAAGCTTTTCTTCATTTTCCACCTCAATTTCATATGAAAACTATGGTATTTTCACACTTGAGGGAGGCCCTATTGAAGAAATTGAGTTGTTAAGGTGTTTATTCTGTAATCTGACCCCGAATTTTGATTTACTGCAAACTAATACTAAGTATTTAAGTTACAGAAAATAATGCACATGAAACCACATGTTACTGCCTTTAAGTTTCAGGCACTTGTTCCTCATTCTTCAACTGTAATTACTTTGTCTCATTTCCCAAATTCATATCGTTCCCCCATACTTTAACAACTCGTATTTTACTCCAGTTTTGGAGTCAAGTTCTGCGGCATGACATTTCTATTTTTTCTTTGGCTGACATCGCGCTCTGTCACAACTAGTTGTGCAAAAGTTGGAGATTGTATATCTTACGTCCCTGCGTATGTAGTAGCTAGTGGTATATATATTAACGGCATTCTGTTTATGACAATCTGGCGTTATTTATTTTTTCCAGGACCTGGAAATGGTGGATAATGAATACTTCATTACTGAGGACAATAAGGGCATGCTAAAACAGGCTAAAGAAGCCAACACCATCTTGGTACATGGTTACATCAATTTCATCCACACAATTTGTAATTTTCattaattaaaaattttgaatcGCATATATTTAAATTTAACTTTTTATCATCTTTTATATTGTAACATGGAATGAGCAGTTCGACTACAGAGTCCCGTTAGAATCCTGTGGCGCAGAAATGGAGAGTCTGATTCAGATGAACGGACTCCCTATTAGCGTGTATGCACCAGAGACCGTTGGTTGTGTGGTTGTGGACAGCCAAGGCCGGTGTGCAGCTGCTACTTCAACTGGTGGCCTCATGAACAAAATGATGGGACGAATTGGCGATTCGCCTCTGATTGGCGCAGGAACCTACGCTTGTGATCTGTGCGGGGTCTCTTGCACCGGGGAAGGTGAGGCAATCATACGTGGAACTCTGGCACGTGATGTGGCTGCAGTGATGGAGTACAAAGGGTTGGGCCTACAAGAAGCAGTGGACTTTGTGGTGAAAGAAAGGCTTGATGAGGGGAAGGCAGGACTAATAGCAGTGTCCAAGAATGGAGAAGTGGCATATGGATTTAACTGTGTGGGAATGTTTAGAGGATGTGCTACTGAAGATGGGTTCATGGAAGTAGGTATTTGGGAATAGATAGCCCCATTGCTAGTATTTGATGGGCAGGCAGCCTTCTTTGCTTTGGTGGTGACTAATAATTAAAACCATAGGAAGTGTCACAGCTAGTTGTCAAAATTGTTATGGTTTTGTTTTTTCTTAAACTATTTTTATGGTTTATCTATCATTTCTTGTTGAGCTAGTTGGAGTTTAAAACAGTgatgttgtgatgtaaatatatgttgCTTTGCTTTTCATGAAACAAGTTAGTTTCTTGCTCCTTTATATTTCAACCACAAGTGTCAAGGATTTAGACCAGAGAGGAAATTTACAGGCAGTGACAATTATGCACTCATGCTATATCCAAACTAATACTTGTACTGTAATTCCTTGTTCCAGCTCAAAATTATGCACTCACAGTATATCAATATAGACTTTCAAACATTTTGTAGGACGGGGTCTTTGCTTATAACTAAGCAACTAATGAAACAAAACATACCAAAGATATCCCAGCAATAAATAATAAGGTAGTAAAATATACGTAGACCTTACCCCAACTCTGAGGAATAGGATCACTGCTGCCTGCTAGCTTAATAGCTAAAACCAGTGCTGCTGCTTCATACATATCCACTCCATACTTTACATCTTACTCCAGACAACAGAGAAGTGGTAGAGCAGTATTAAACAGCTGAAAGCTTCAATCAAACCCAATACAGAGTGCACTTCTCTACTGCATTAAGCTGCTATTATTAGTAGGGAACGATTACACTGTAAAATACCTCTTTAGTTAATCTCATACTGCAAAGAATAAAGAAAATGCTATTGCTATCTCAATAATTGAACACCCTAGTTATACTTCACAGGCAACATCTCTATTGCATTTACCAAGTTTTGTCTCGAAGAGAAACAGAAATAAGTCAAATACCTGTAGTAACATGACATCTAATTTTCTGGTAAGTGATAACTAAACAACCACACAAACCAAAGATATTAATAACCAAATATCCTACTCAAAAACAGTCCGAAGATAGTAGATAACTTACAGAGGCCACTACCAGCTAGCTTAATAGCTGAAAACAGCTGCAGCCTCAAACATATTAATTGTATTTTAGTTCTTACCTTGAAGAATAGATAAGCTGCTGCTAGACCCTAATTATGCACATCACAGTGCACATCTCTATTGCATCTTAATTATACTCACTACACAGTGCACATCTCTAGTGCAAACCAGCAATTTTCAGGATCTATAAACAATTATACTTTACTTTTATGAATACTCCTACTGCAAATAATGTATAAAATGTAAGAATTGAAAACCTTAATAATACTTAAAATTCTATTGCATCAAACAAATGATAAGTTGGAGAAACAAGCATGTCTGTACTGATTCTTCTTTTAAATATAGAAGAAAAATATAAATTTGCCTTTGTTCTTCAGAGAAAGAACAGATATCCACTGCAATTTCATGATAATTCATATATTCCGTAATAAATAATGTACTATATCTGATCTGAATGAATCCACTGTAATATTCAGTTGTGTCGTAAAGTAACATACATCAGTGTAGTAACAGTGATGCAACTAACTATAAATTGAAATTTCATCAAATAGCCCCCATTAAGCAGCTTAGTCCAAGGGACAATCCGAAATTACTTGCATCAGTTGGAAGATCGTACTGGGGCTTTTACATAAACTCAATCTGCAAGTGCATCCACAAGGACTGTCCTTGAACACAAACACCATGCCCGGGAAAGATTTGACTTAACATTCTTTGATATCAGCAAAGAAGCAAACTGGAATCTCTGGAGTTGTTAGTTCCGACACATTCTTTAACTGTTTCAATCAAGTACATGATAAATCAAATTTCCATCTTCACATacataaatttttaaaaaaaatggtgAGAAAAATTTACGCTAAATACCAAATGTGTACCTGACGATGTGCATATTTTTCCCTAATTGCCATCAAGGAGCACCCTCTTTTCTTCAACTGCAACTCTTGTATGATAAGCACGCATTCCTTTAAATCTGATGGCTTATAACCAGAGTATTGCTGCAAAGCTGAACTCTGCAACATAAGTAGAACAAGTGAGTTAATTTCACATAGAATATAAAAATTTTACAATATTTAAGTATAAATCACATGTAGCTACTTTCTATTAGTTATAGAAACACCAATGCTAATATCTTAAAAACCATAGTTAGGTGTTATACCCAAGGATGCATTTTTGAATTGATGGTGAACCTAGCCATAAATATTACTGATGCGGCTACCAAAGAAGGTAAGAACTTGATGCATTCGTAATCTAGCAAACTTAGCTCTGCCAGGTAATAACCCAAGAACTGCAACTTCAAACTCGGCATCTGTGGGAGGAAAACATTAATGTAAGTACAAACCAAAGGTATCATCTCCAATATACATCTATAAGAAAGAACTGAGTGAGAAGTACTTACTTTTTGAGTTTCCTGGGCAACACTGTTATATTTCCTGCAAGAACAAATAACAAGAATTTTTAACAAAATGTTAGCCAAATAAAGTATAAATATCTTGTTTTAGAGAACTAGTTATCAATGAATGAAGTAGAAATAGTATGCTTATAATGTATCCACCTTAAAAATGTTTTCACTGTAGGATTCCCCATTTCGAACTTGAGAGATTTGAGAACATCAGCCTCCATTTTCACAACCTCCTTTTTTGTGTATGTATTATCAGTGATATCACAAAAATCATCAACATATGGTGGAGTGATCTCTTCGTATTTTCTATTCATAAACCAAAATATGTATTCATAAGAACAAAAACACTACAACATCATCCTTAAAATAGACTATCAAAAGACAGAGAACCAAATGCTTACGAAGCAATGAGcattgaagagatgccaagaaGCTGAAGCCTCTGCCTGTTGAGAACATTAATCGACAAGTATCTATCGATGTACAAAACAGCAAGATACAGAGTGTCAGCATGAAGCTTGTACTCCAGAGCTACCTCAACCAACCAATCTACCAAAATTGCTCTCATGGTTACAGTCACATCCTTCTGAACTTTTTCAATATAATTTGGCAGGGGGCGTCTTTTAGTTTCAATCTAGACAAGCAAAAAACAAATCTTAAACTAAATTCACAATCTTTAAAGTCTTGGATACACTCTATAAACAAAAACCAAATGAATGATTGACCAAATTCAATATTCTTTAATGACTAACAACTTAATTTATAAAACAAAGAACACAAACTAAAACACACTAAGTATGTATCAGTATTAACTACTGTGGCCTATAAAACCGATTAGAAGTTTGAAAAATTGGACCTTTATTGAAACTTGAACAAAATTCAAGATCTTTAAAGCATAAAACATACTCTATAAAACTTAACTAAAAGGGTGGTGGATAAAAATCGATATTTTTGAAAGAGCAGCAAACCAACTCGTATATAACTAATTTAGCAGCCCAAGCTAAAATTAAGCAAATACAATACACTAACAATACATCACTATCTTACCCTTCaaagaaaaatttcaagaaataaattaaaaaaataaatataatcaCTGGTCTAATCCTTTCGATAACTTATAAAGCAGAAAGGCCAAACACTCTGATTAACATTTCCAATTACATACACTTTGAGACCTCGGGTTACAATTATACAAGCGGAATACACTAGTTATTTTGTTCATTTGGCATACACAGTAATTTATCAAGACCAACAACCAACAGCACATGAAATTACTTGACAAATCTCAAAAAAAATACGAAAAATTTAAAGAAAGTAAAAAGAGTAGGGAAATTGACAAACCTCCATGTTACGAAGATATCGATAAATATCAGAAGCATAAGCAGAACACATCTGAGGGTAATACGAATCCCCATCAATATCGATACTCGACTCGAATTTAGCATCCTTTATTCCAATCTTGTTCTTCACAGCTTTCTTGACTTTGTTGTTGTTGGCCACAGATTTCAATTTCTCTGGTACCTCAACAAGATTGGATGAAATCTCGCCGAGAACAGAACGTTTTTTGTTGAATGGCTGGAGAGTATCTAACACGCCCATAACTGAGGCAGCTCGTTTAGTTGCTTGGCGAGTCACTCGAGTGCAGTTCTCTTGACCCGTCATTGTAACTCGCTTTGCAGACTAGAGAAGTGGCGCGTTTGTGCGAGTGAAATGGGGTAAGAGAGATTGGAATTTTATAAAGAGAGAGATGGAGGGAGAGAGATGTGAGATACCGCcatttttgaaattttataaaacctttTTTCCGCCTAAATCCCTCTTTGTTAGTATTTGTTTTTTTAGTTTAGTTTATTCGGTTGGTTATGCGAGAAACCCAAATTGCCTTTTTCCGCCCAATTACAAATTAATATTGTTTCAATGAATTTCTCTAGAAGTGCATAGGGCTGTAATTCGGGTTGAGGTAACCGAATTTCGAGTCGGGTGTAATTCGAGCCGAGATTAATCGAGTCGAGCCGGCAGAGGCTCCACTCGACTGgtgaaattaaacgagtcgagttcggACAGAGGCTCAATTTCGTTTTGAACTTTTTCTAAAAAATTGAGCATCTGCCCGAACTCGACTCGGTTAGCTAAATGAGCAGGTTTTAACGGGTCGGGCAAGTCGGCTCGTTTAATTTTACACTTAATTGAGCCTAAACCTCTACCCGGactcgactcgtttaatttcacgagtcgagcCGAGCCAGCTCGAGTAATTAAACGAGCCGAAACCTCTGCCAGAACTCGACTCGTTTAGTTAAACGAGTTCGAGTTGGGCGAGCTTACGGGTCGCCCGACTCGAATTACAGCCCTAGAAGTGCATGCAAAGACGGCAAGGCCCTGTTTCGCTTTCTCGTTCAAacaaaattcaataaaattagGTGTTTCATAACATTAGTGTAATATAACAGTAAATAGTGTTTACTCATTTTTTTGGAAAAAGTTCAAAACGAAAAAGTAAAAAAGTATAGAAGTTAAACTGAAAACTCAGTTTTGACCGATTTTTTACAAAAACATTTTTGAAGTTGAGTACTCGGAACTCAGATTAGAGTATTAGgctaaaaataaatattagaaTAGAGTACTCGACCGATTTACTATTTTCGATCGATTTACTATTTTTGACCGATTTACTGATTTTTAGAACATTAGTTtcaactagcataataacc
It contains:
- the LOC141717200 gene encoding G2/mitotic-specific cyclin C13-1-like, which produces MTGQENCTRVTRQATKRAASVMGVLDTLQPFNKKRSVLGEISSNLVEVPEKLKSVANNNKVKKAVKNKIGIKDAKFESSIDIDGDSYYPQMCSAYASDIYRYLRNMEIETKRRPLPNYIEKVQKDVTVTMRAILVDWLVEVALEYKLHADTLYLAVLYIDRYLSINVLNRQRLQLLGISSMLIASKYEEITPPYVDDFCDITDNTYTKKEVVKMEADVLKSLKFEMGNPTVKTFLRKYNSVAQETQKMPSLKLQFLGYYLAELSLLDYECIKFLPSLVAASVIFMARFTINSKMHPWSSALQQYSGYKPSDLKECVLIIQELQLKKRGCSLMAIREKYAHRQLKNVSELTTPEIPVCFFADIKEC
- the LOC141721144 gene encoding putative isoaspartyl peptidase/L-asparaginase 2 — protein: MGGWAIVVHGGAGVDPNLPAERQEEAKQLLTHCLHLGISALRSSLPAIDVVELVVRELETNPLFNSGRGSALTEKGTVEMEASIMDGKGRRCGAVSGVTTVKNPISLARLVMDKSPHSYLAFSGAEAFAKKHDLEMVDNEYFITEDNKGMLKQAKEANTILFDYRVPLESCGAEMESLIQMNGLPISVYAPETVGCVVVDSQGRCAAATSTGGLMNKMMGRIGDSPLIGAGTYACDLCGVSCTGEGEAIIRGTLARDVAAVMEYKGLGLQEAVDFVVKERLDEGKAGLIAVSKNGEVAYGFNCVGMFRGCATEDGFMEVGIWE